A window of the Scleropages formosus chromosome 21, fSclFor1.1, whole genome shotgun sequence genome harbors these coding sequences:
- the itprid2 gene encoding protein ITPRID2 yields the protein MEGEREPDGGGGEGAHPWKAATARRKAWALSRDSWQLSESQDEDAGGRPFPESRREKASPAEEPESNKITSWLKECRTPHGAFLDEQGNTTTRGVLKNGCSFEDDLSLGAEANQLQPSGAKAEPSCFEKRSHFQQRGMSVTSSGSGRSNTTVSSVSELLDLYEEDPEETLYNLGFGTEEPDIASKIPSRFFGSSSSAKGIDIKVYLSAQLQRMELENPSCALTSRFRQIKVLTTVANAFSSLYSQVSGQPVQMIGESEPSEEPPPLKKTNSARNVAKILKKTLTRHNLQAAGNGVGTPNASAVSSDPGAATGSDSGSKGHAGDSQELKNEQKQPKLLRKKESCLATVTEEAHLSEPVGSGPPGKEGAADQVNGGLDHEEVGPCAPSEGPGASGEDALSADEHRAAAVPNADKDFLAQRPNPRIALLLTQTKDSFEMEEVQSIEGEAPLGTHGAGSEHLLRMASQQSDSSGFAEDPSADSCAASLKVQESSDSCDSEHTITSPTCDLNVLLDHPAFERLLGSKEVLLADVPRVVDSVDADALSEDRIEAQSSTEGPGCVLQPLSKSGDEGSVETFSESGPTSESGVPAELRSPSSAEHDSVKEPGRTTDSPDGPHSCDRVRGALLGVQQKASSLCEEQDALVSRESLSCRQRFSLRRSSSLPSTLLSPCRVVSSVKIQICPGAVRQCSPPTFTYSYTPEQEDETESAAEECEDEERHQVRSSSPAVKHASLEMPLPRMPQQAEEQPDRAAPYPLPVPPYLSGSSCSLHSAPGDWPERPLGEHSRSWSTYSVPNLHRLGAPCGFHNAPCGVPTLHRLGGPRGLHGAPWSTPSNAPFGSPHSASCHNLHSAPCSLSCNCPHGAINTSSHSSPYRSPYGVPPIAPYHHLHGSPCSPAFSDPLSIPYSAHPYPYPYPYPSSPLPTPPRSAHSVSSTEMQLRRVLHDIRNTVQNLAQCSSLASDGFSSPAFNQQGPVLSLYESTFQELQDVQRSLNLFRTQMMDLELALVRQQSTLYQNLSDGERQEAQVLQQLRSAVRQELQELELQLEDRLLSLEEQLRSSRSASAYRHHAGLHRARSSDSLSSASSLSAAEPALEILREHAGHEGRPSAACSTASGFSSRSGSPARALRSRGAARERGSHTPERYGSSKAGVYRASVSLTPTPPPRPGVAPVSAGVQPPPREEADPGEQGARGRAVSPHLRQLIEQVKESIADEVRQEILGEILAAVAPCRSAASAREPVA from the exons ATGGAGGGGGAACGCGAGCCGGACGGAGGCGGAGGCGAAGGCGCGCACCCTTGGAAGGCCGCCACCGCCAGGAGGAAGGCCTGGGCGCTCAGCCGGGACTCGTGGCAGCTTTCCGAGAGCCAGGACGAGGACGCGGGGGGGCGGCCTTTCCCCGAATCCAGGCGGGAGAAAGCCTCCCCCGCGGAGGAGCCAG AATCGAACAAGATCACGAGCTGGCTCAAAGAATGCAG GACTCCTCATGGGGCATTTCTGGATGAACAAGGAAACACCACAACCAGGG GAGTGCTGAAGAACGGCTGCAGCTTCGAAGATGATTTGTCCCTGGGAGCTGAGG CCAACCAGCTCCAGCCCAGCGGCGCCAAAGCCGAGCCGTCGTG TTTTGAGAAGAGGAGCCACTTCCAGCAACGAGGAATGAGCGTCACCTCCTCTGGCTCTGGCAGAAGCAATACCACGGTGTCCAG TGTCTCGGAGTTGCTGGACTTGTATGAGGAGGACCCCGAGGAGACCCTCTACAACCTGGGCTTCGGCACCGAGGAGCCAGACATCGCCTCCAAAATCCCTTCTCGCTTCTTCGGCTCTTCATCCTCGGCCAAAGGGATCGACATCAAGGTCTACTTGAGCGCCCAGCTGCAGCGCATGGAGCTCGAGAACCCGAGCTGTGCCCTGACAA GTCGCTTCCGGCAGATCAAGGTGCTCACCACCGTGGCCAACGCTTTCTCCTCGCTCTACTCGCAAGTGTCAGGCCAGCCGGTCCAGATGATCGGAGAGTCCGAGCCCAGCGAGGAGCCCCCGCCGCTGAAGAAGACCAACTCTGCAAGGAATGTGGCGAAGATCCTGAAGAAGACCCTCACCAGGCACAACCTCCAGGCAGCTGGGAATGGAGTCGGAACCCCAAACGCTTCCGCCGTGTCCTCGGACCCCGGCGCGGCCACCGGTTCCGATTCGGGGTCGAAGGGCCACGCCGGGGACTCGCAGGAGCTCAAGAATGAGCAGAAACAACCTAAACTACTGCGGAAGAAGGAGAGCTGTCTGGCGACCGTCACCGAGGAAGCCCACCTTTCCGAGCCCGTGGGATCGGGGCCACCTGGGAAGGAGGGCGCCGCCGATCAGGTCAACGGAGGTTTGGATCACGAGGAAGTCGGACCATGCGCTCCGTCCGAAGGTCCCGGCGCTTCGGGGGAAGACGCCCTCAGCGCAGATGAGCACAGAGCAGCTGCGGTGCCCAACGCGGACAAGGACTTCTTGGCCCAGCGACCCAACCCTCGTATCGCCCTCCTCCTCACGCAGACCAAGGACTCCTTCGAGATGGAGGAG GTACAAAGTATCGAAGGAGAAGCCCCTCTCGGGACCCACGGAGCCGGAAGTG AACACCTGCTGAGGATGGCCAGCCAGCAGTCGGACAGCAGCGGCTTCGCCGAGGACCCCTCCGCGGACAGCTGCGCCGCCTCTCTCAAG GTTCAGGAGAGCTCGGACAGCTGTGACAGCGAGCACACCATCACATCCCCTACCTGCGACCTGAACGTCCTGCTGGACCACCCGGCCTTCGAAAGGCTGCTGGGTTCCAAGGAGGTCCTGCTCGCCGATGTTCCGAGAGTCGTGGACTCCGTCGACGCGGACGCCTTGAGCGAGGACCGCATCGAAGCCCAAAGCAGCACGGAGGGACCCGGTTGCGTGCTCCAACCCCTGTCCAAATCTGGGGACGAAGGCTCCGTTGAGACTTTTTCCGAGTCCGGCCCCACCTCGGAGTCCGGTGTCCCCGCTGAGCTTCGTTCTCCTTCGTCTGCCGAGCACGACTCCGTCAAGGAACCCGGTCGCACGACAGATTCCCCCGATGGCCCCCACTCCTGCGACAGGGTGAGGGGGGCTCTGCTGGGGGTCCAGCAGAAGGCCTCCTCTCTGTGCGAGGAACAGGATGCTCTCGTGTCGAGGGAGAGCTTGAGCTGTCGACAGCGGTTCTCCCTGAGGAGGTCCAGCTCCCTGCCCTCCACCTTGCTGAGCCCCTGCCGCGTCGTATCCTCCGTCAAGATACAGATCTGCCCCGGCGCCGTCCGACAGTGCTCGCCACCTACCTTCACCTACAGCTACACCCCCGAGCAGGAAGACGAGACGGAGTCCGCCGCGGAAGAGTGCGAGGATGAGGAGAGACACCAAGTGAGGTCCTCCAGCCCCGCCGTGAAGCATGCTTCTCTGGAGATGCCCTTGCCCCGCATGCCCCAGCAGGCAGAGGAACAGCCCGACAGGGCGGCCCCCTACCCGTTACCCGTGCCCCCGTACTTGTCGGGCTCCTCCTGTTCCCTGCACAGCGCCCCGGGTGACTGGCCCGAGCGCCCACTGGGGGAGCACTCCCGATCCTGGAGCACCTACAGTGTGCCCAACCTTCACCGCCTCGGTGCCCCCTGCGGCTTCCACAACGCCCCCTGCGGCGTGCCCACTCTGCACCGCCTGGGCGGCCCCCGTGGCCTTCACGGCGCCCCCTGGAGCACACCCAGCAACGCACCGTTCGGCAGCCCCCACAGCGCTTCTTGCCACAACctccacagcgccccctgtAGCCTGTCCTGCAACTGCCCCCACGGTGCCATCAATACCAGCTCTCACAGCTCCCCCTACAGGTCACCGTATGGTGTCCCGCCCATCGCCCCTTATCACCATCTCCATGGCTCCCCCTGTAGCCCAGCGTTCAGTGACCCTCTTTCCATACCGTACTCTGCCCACCCATACCCGTACCCATACCCCTACCCCAGCAGCCCCCTGCCCACCCCCCCTAGGTCAGCCCATTCGGTCTCCAGCACGGAGATGCAGCTGAGACGAGTTCTGCATGACATCAGGAACACGGTGCAAAATCTGGCCCAG TGCTCGTCCCTCGCCTCCGACGGCTTCTCCTCCCCCGCCTTCAACCAGCAGGGCCCCGTGCTGTCGCTCTACGAG AGCACCTTCCAGGAGCTGCAGGACGTGCAGAGGAGCCTGAACCTGTTCCGCACACAGATGATGGACCTGGAGTTGGCTCTGGTGCGGCAGCAGTCCACGCTCTACCAGAACCTGAGCGACGGCGAGAG GCAGGAGgcccaggtgctgcagcagctgcgcaGCGCGGTCagacaggagctgcaggagctggagctgcagctggaggatcGCCTGCTTTCCTTAGAGGAGCAGCTGCGCTCCTCCCGCAGCGCGAGCGCCTACCGCCACCACGCG GGTCTGCACAGAGCGAGAAGCTCAGACAGCCTGTCCAGCGCGTCGTCTCTGAGCGCAGCCGAGCCG GCGTTGGAGATCCTGAGGGAACACGCCGGCCACGAGGGCCGACCCAGCGCCGCCTGCTCCACGGCCTCGGGCTTTTCCTCCCGATCCGGCAGCCCCGCGAGGGCCCTCCGTAGTCGAGGCGCCGCCCGGGAGCGCGGGTCCCATACCCCCGAGAGGTACGGCTCATCCAAGGCGGGGGTGTACCGGGCATCCGTCAGCCTCACTCCCACCCCTCCGCCTCGGCCGGGCGTGGCCCCGGTCTCCGCCGGCGTCCAGCCCCCTCCCCGCGAGGAAGCGGACCCCGGGGAGCAAGGAGCGAGGGGACGCGCGGTCAGTCCGCACCTGCGGCAGCTCATCGAGCAG GTGAAGGAGAGCATCGCCGACGAGGTGCGGCAGGAGATTCTCGGCGAGATTCTGGCCGCCGTGGCGCCGTGCAGATCAGCCGCGTCGGCGAGAGAGCCCGTCGCGTGA